TATTTTTGAAGGAAAAGACCTGAAAAATATTTCTGAAAAGGAATGGCGAAATATCCGTGGAAATCAGATATCGATGATTTTCCAAGAACCGATGACATCTTTGAATCCTTTGTTTACGGTAGGAAATCAGCTGATGGAAGCAATTCGATTACATACCAGCCTTTCAAAATCACAAGCGAAGGTACGGAGTATTGAATTATTAAAGTTAGTTGGTATCCCAAGGGCAGAAGGAATACTTAAAGAGCTTCCTTACCAGTTATCAGGCGGAATGAGGCAGAGGGTGATGATTGCGATGGCGATGGCCTGCAATCCGAAGGTGTTAATTGCGGACGAGCCTACGACGGCTCTCGATGTCACGATTCAAGCACAAATCCTTGCTTTAATGAAAGATTTAAATCAAAAGACAAACACTTCGATCATTCTAATTACCCATGATTTGGGTGTGGTAGCAGAAATTTGTGAACGGGTGATTGTTATGTATTCCGGTCAAATCGTTGAACAAGGAGACGTCAGGAAAATCTTAAAGGATCCGCAGCATCCTTATACAAAAGGTTTGCTAAAGTCTGTACCAGATTTACGTGGGAAAAAGGAGCGTCTCTACAGCATCCCAGGAACGGTCCCTGTACCTGGCTCTGTCCATAAGGGCTGTCGGTTTGCTGCTAGATGTGCTGAGGTATTCAATCAATGCCATGAAGAAGCGCCAGAATTATATAAATCGGAAAGAGACGGACATGAAGTACGCTGTTTCTTACATACATTGAAGGAGGGGAGTGACAAACATGTCGGAGTTACTTCTTGAGGTAAATGGGCTGAAAAAATATTTTCCGATAACGGGTGGTCTTTTTGGTAGAAAACATGGAGAAGTTAAAGCGGTCGATGATGTTTCATTTTATGTTAAAAAAGGAGAAACATTGGGGATTGTCGGGGAAAGCGGCT
The DNA window shown above is from Neobacillus sp. WH10 and carries:
- a CDS encoding ABC transporter ATP-binding protein, whose translation is MDKDPILCIKNLKVSFQSGKKFVPAVDGISFELKDGEILGIVGESGSGKSVTSLATMGLIPSPPGRIENGEIIFEGKDLKNISEKEWRNIRGNQISMIFQEPMTSLNPLFTVGNQLMEAIRLHTSLSKSQAKVRSIELLKLVGIPRAEGILKELPYQLSGGMRQRVMIAMAMACNPKVLIADEPTTALDVTIQAQILALMKDLNQKTNTSIILITHDLGVVAEICERVIVMYSGQIVEQGDVRKILKDPQHPYTKGLLKSVPDLRGKKERLYSIPGTVPVPGSVHKGCRFAARCAEVFNQCHEEAPELYKSERDGHEVRCFLHTLKEGSDKHVGVTS